One Vigna unguiculata cultivar IT97K-499-35 chromosome 7, ASM411807v1, whole genome shotgun sequence genomic region harbors:
- the LOC114190309 gene encoding receptor-like protein EIX2, whose protein sequence is MLSLAFAIIFLLTAAFAVLCSCGHAQLGFNEEERQALLSIKGSFKDPSRLSSWEGSSCCQWKGVACNNLTGHVVKLDLRNPCYPLQGAFQPDCKFYDHVLEAKHLHPSILHLKYLTYLDLSGNNFHNTSIPESIQTLQHLQVLYLSDSHFSGRIPYNLGNLTKLLILDLSFNSHLYADDFYWISQLSSLQYLYMSDVYLGKAQNLLQSLNMLPSLIEIEFRNCGLDKLHTHQHVTTNLSKLEYLNLAENGLQTPFLDAFQNMTSIAVIDLSHNNLNSTPFWLGTSANLVRLFLDSNALYGSLPSALRNLTSLVSLDLSQNKFHSVSGWLGELKGLQYLSLSGNDVSHIEGSLAHLLGNCCHLKQLDMSRNKLQSDALGNHTQFECISHDLMYLDLSHNECNGHLPPWLGQLENLISLIMTDSNLVGSLPCAIITKLVNLQNLVLSNNNFTGSLPDCIGELVSLKILILSSNHFDGVIPRSLVQLVSLTDLDLSRNSLNGTIPPNIGQLQNLSTFYLSENKLYGNIPYGLSQLLNLQNLDISLNHLENLVSDIRWPRQLVYLNLTDNRISGSLPQDISDSLPNATHLLLGNNLISGLIPDSLCKIDSLYSLDLSGNMLVDEIPNCWSLTQRLNVINLASNKLSGVIPSSLGNLPTLAWLHLNNNSLHGEFPSSLRNLSQLLILDVGENHLSGIIPSWMGNIFSSMQILRLRQNRLNGTIPLQLCQLSALQILDLSNNNLIGPIPHCIGNLTGMVSRKNISVNQSSRTVEWYEQDVREVVKGMELEYTRNLKLVVNLDLSNNNLTGSIPDGITSLGALHGLNLSYNRLSGQLPKRIGDMKSLESLDLSHDQLSGAISESITSLTWLSHLNLSYNNLSGPIPKGTQLSTLDDPFIYAGNPFLCGHPLPNKCIDDHFKGGNEDEEKDDKEDKVEKLWFYSVIALGYLIGFWAVIGSLLLHKSWRLAYFQYVDESTQRINVSLTIHLANFKESLTGILMLRETLR, encoded by the coding sequence ATGTTGAGTTTGGCTTTTgctattattttccttttgacTGCGGCATTTGCAGTGTTATGTTCATGTGGCCATGCACAACTTGGTTtcaatgaagaagaaagacAAGCTCTGCTAAGTATCAAAGGAAGCTTCAAAGATCCATCAAGGCTTTCATCTTGGGAAGGAAGTAGTTGTTGCCAATGGAAAGGTGTAGCTTGCAATAATCTTACAGGCCATGTTGTCAAGCTTGATCTCAGAAATCCTTGTTATCCCTTACAAGGAGCTTTTCAACCAGACTGTAAGTTTTATGACCATGTCCTTGAAGCTAAACATCTTCACCCTTCTATATTGCATCTTAAATATCTAACTTATTTAGATTTGAGTGGAAACAATTTTCATAATACTTCAATACCAGAATCCATTCAAACCCTGCAGCATCTGCAAGTCCTTTATCTCTCTGATAGTCATTTTAGTGGTAGGATCCCGTACAATCTTGGAAACCTCACAAAATTGCTCATTCTTGATTTGAGCTTCAATTCTCATTTGTATGCGGATGACTTCTACTGGATTTCTCAGCTTTCGTCCCTCCAATACCTTTACATGAGTGATGTGTATCTTGGTAAGGCACAAAATTTGTTACAGTCACTCAACATGCTTCCTTCTTTGATAGAAATAGAATTTAGAAATTGTGGACTTGATAAGTTGCACACCCATCAACATGTTACCACAAACCTTTCCAAACTGGAATACCTCAATCTAGCAGAAAATGGACTTCAGACTCCGTTTCTCGATGCTTTTCAAAATATGACTTCCATTGCAGTCATTGACCTTTCTCACAACAACCTTAATTCCACTCCTTTCTGGTTGGGAACCTCTGCTAACCTCGTCCGTCTATTTCTTGACAGTAATGCCCTTTATGGCTCACTTCCATCTGCTTTACGCAATCTGACTTCCCTGGTTTCTCTCGACCTTTCACAAAACAAGTTTCATTCTGTTTCGGGCTGGTTAGGTGAGCTAAAGGGTCTTCAATACCTCAGTCTTTCAGGTAATGATGTAAGTCATATTGAGGGATCTCTAGCACATCTTCTGGGAAACTGTTGCCATCTTAAACAATTAGATATGTCAAGAAACAAACTTCAAAGTGATGCACTTGGAAACCATACACAGTTTGAATGCATTAGCCACGATTTGATGTATTTGGATTTAAGTCACAACGAATGTAATGGTCATTTGCCACCATGGTTGGGACAGCTTGAAAATCTAATTTCATTGATCATGACTGACAGTAATTTGGTGGGATCACTTCCTTGTGCTATAATAACAAAACTCGTCAATCTGCAGAATTTGGTGCTTTCCAACAATAACTTCACCGGTTCTCTCCCTGACTGTATCGGGGAACTTGTcagtttaaaaattttaattctctCTTCCAATCATTTTGATGGGGTCATTCCAAGGAGTTTAGTGCAACTTGTAAGCCTAACAGATCTAGATCTTTCACGAAACTCTTTAAATGGCACCATTCCTCCCAATATTGGTCAACTTCAAAATTTGTCCACCTTCTATCTCTCTGAAAATAAGTTATACGGAAACATTCCTTACGGTCTTAGTCAGCTTCTAAACCTTCAGAATTTAGACATATCCCTAAATCATTTGGAGAATTTGGTGTCTGACATAAGATGGCCCAGACAACTTGTCTACTTAAATCTCACCGATAATCGTATCAGTGGGTCACTTCCCCAAGATATTTCTGATAGTTTGCCCAATGCCACTCACTTGCTTCTTGGAAACAACCTTATAAGTGGTCTCATTCCAGATTCATTGTGCAAAATAGACTCCTTGTACAGTCTTGACCTTTCAGGAAACATGTTAGTTGATGAAATTCCTAATTGTTGGAGTCTTACTCAAAGACTCAATGTTATAAATTTGGCTTCCAACAAACTATCAGGTGTCATTCCCAGCTCTCTGGGTAATCTACCCACGTTGGCATGGTTACATTTGAACAATAACAGCCTTCATGGGGAGTTTCCATCATCCCTGAGAAATTTAAGTcaacttttaattttggatGTTGGAGAGAACCATTTGTCTGGGATTATCCCTTCATGGATGGGGAATATATTTTCCTCGATGCAGATTCTAAGGCTACGGCAAAACAGGTTGAATGGAACAATTCCTTTACAATTGTGCCAACTCTCTGCACTGCAGATTTTGGACCTTTCAAACAACAACTTGATTGGTCCAATCCCTCATTGCATCGGAAATCTCACAGGTATGGTCTCACGAAAGAATATTTCTGTCAACCAATCTAGTAGAACTGTTGAATGGTATGAACAAGATGTTAGAGAGGTCGTGAAAGGAATGGAACTAGAGTATACCAGAAATCTAAAACTTGTGGTAAACTTGGACTTGTCAAATAACAATTTGACTGGATCTATTCCAGATGGAATAACATCACTTGGTGCATTGCATGGCCTAAATCTATCATACAATCGTTTGTCAGGACAACTCCCCAAAAGGATAGGGGACATGAAATCACTAGAATCTCTTGACCTCTCTCATGACCAACTTTCTGGTGCAATTTCAGAAAGCATAACTAGTTTAACTTGGTTAAGCCACTTAAATTTGTCCTACAACAACCTTTCAGGACCAATTCCCAAAGGAACTCAATTATCAACCCTTGATGATCCTTTTATTTATGCCGGCAACCCATTTCTGTGTGGACATCCACTGCCGAATAAGTGCATTGATGATCATTTCAAAGGTGGtaacgaagatgaagaaaaagatgaCAAAGAGGATAAAGTTGAGAAATTGTGGTTTTACTCTGTCATTGCACTTGGCTATTTGATTGGATTTTGGGCTGTGATTGGAAGCTTGTTGTTGCATAAAAGTTGGAGGCTTGCTTACTTTCAATATGTTGATGAGTCAACACAGAGGATAAATGTATCATTGACAATACATTTAGCAAATTTTAAGGAATCATTGACAGGAATCCTAATGCTGCGTGAGACATTACGGTAA